From a single Tachypleus tridentatus isolate NWPU-2018 chromosome 6, ASM421037v1, whole genome shotgun sequence genomic region:
- the LOC143252594 gene encoding insulin-like growth factor 2 mRNA-binding protein 1 isoform X4, which translates to MSVQEPNTRTRTNKVQVSNIPNHVQWDNIKRLLATFGDVHQCDQGPAKSEHSFSILVTYDSPDQAQQAFSQLNGFELEGSILKVDFVMDQGRGNRGNRGNRGTFRPFPYSGNSPNPMRPTDFPLRILVLSDMVGAIIGRAGGTIRQVTQQSRARVDVHRKENAGSLEKVITIYGNPENCSLACQKILEVMQQEAENTNRSENPLKILAHNNLIGRIIGKNGNTIKGIMEKTDTKITVSSIHDVNSFNMERTITVVGKLENICKAEQMISAKLRQSYENDLSAMAPQAFMFPGVHPMAMMSTMGAPGYPPAPRGGPATPPYGMYNTPPSYMPCNYPQGPLSSQQQDPNKEQVFLYIPNSAVGAIIGTGGSSIRDMISSSGASIKVAQPNKDEPLDKQTERKVTIIGTPESQWKAQFMIFKKVSFEGYSGPQEARLRVEIFVPSSQVGRIIGKGGQTVREMQRLTQAVIKLPEESQNTQAEETPVHIIGDFYSSQAAQRHIRTLVTRSQTNARGMGRHGLVTTPPQQTPQPPRPGQTN; encoded by the exons aACCCGTACTAATAAAGTCCAGGTTAGCAACATTCCCAACCATGTCCAGTGGGATAACATCAAGAGACTATTGGCAACATTTGGTGATGTCCACCAGTGTGATCAAG GTCCAGCAAAATCTGAACATTCTTTCTCTATACTTGTAACTTATGACAGCCCCGATCAAGCACAACA AGCTTTCAGTCAGCTGAACGGATTTGAACTTGAAGGCTCTATTTTAAAAGTGGATTTTGTAATGGATCAAGGTCGTGGAAATCGTGGCAACCGTGGAAATAGAGGCACTTTTCGCCCCTTTCCTTACTCAGGGAACTCACCAAATCCAATGCGCCCAACAGATTTCCCATTGAg GATCCTTGTGTTAAGCGACATGGTTGGTGCGATTATTGGTCGAGCAGGAGGTACAATAAGACAAGTAACCCAGCAGTCAAGAGCCAG agtTGATGTTCATCGTAAAGAAAATGCTGGATCTCTTGAAAAA GTAATCACCATATATGGAAACCCAGAAAACTGTTCTTTAGCATGCCAAAAAATCTTAGAAGTAATGCAGCAAGAAGCTGAAAATACCAACCGAAG tgaaAATCCTTTAAAAATATTAGCACACAATAACTTGATTGGACGCATTATTGGTAAAAATGGCAACACCATCAAAGGAATAATGGAGAAAACAGACACCAAAATAACTGTTTCCAG CATCCACGATGTTAACAGCTTTAACATGGAACGAACAATTACCGTTGTTGGAAAACTGGAGAACATCTGTAAAGCTGAACAAATGATCAGTGCAAAACTCCGTCAGAGCTATGAGAATGATCTCTCTGCTATGGCTCCCCAGGCATTTATGTTCCCTGGGGTTCACCCTATGGCCATGATGTCCACCATGGGGGCCCCTGGCTATCCTCCAGCCCCCCGTGGTGGACCAGCTACACCACCTTATGGTATGTACAATACTCCTCCTTCTTATATGCCTTGTAACTACCCTCAAGGACCCTTGTCATCACAACAACAAGATCCAAATAAGGAACAGGTGTTCTTGTACATTCCAAACTCTGCTGTTGGTGCCATCATTGGTACTGGAGGTTCCAGCATCAGAGATATGATCAGCTCCTCTGGAGCTAGTATAAAG GTTGCTCAGCCCAATAAAGATGAACccttagacaaacaaacagaacgaAAGGTAACCATTATTGGCACACCTGAATCGCAGTGGAAG GCAcagtttatgatttttaaaaaggTGAGCTTTGAAGGATATTCTGGACCTCAAGAAGCTCGCCTCAGGGTAGAAATATTTGTCCCATCATCCCAAGTTGGTCGTATTATTGGGAAAGGAGGACAGACG GTTAGAGAAATGCAGCGGTTAACTCAAGCAGTGATTAAGTTGCCTGAAGAAAGCCAGAACACCCAAGCAGAAGAAACACCCGTCCACATCATTGGAGATTTCTACAGTTCTCAG GCTGCCCAGCGCCATATCAGAACCCTAGTAACCCGCAGTCAGACAAATGCTCGTGGAATGGGGCGTCACGGGCTCGTAACAACTCCTCCCCAACAAACTCCTCAACCTCCTCGTCCAGGCCAGACCAATTGA
- the LOC143252594 gene encoding insulin-like growth factor 2 mRNA-binding protein 1 isoform X3 — protein sequence MSVQEPNTRTRTNKVQVSNIPNHVQWDNIKRLLATFGDVHQCDQGPAKSEHSFSILVTYDSPDQAQQAFSQLNGFELEGSILKVDFVMDQGRGNRGNRGNRGTFRPFPYSGNSPNPMRPTDFPLRILVLSDMVGAIIGRAGGTIRQVTQQSRARVDVHRKENAGSLEKVITIYGNPENCSLACQKILEVMQQEAENTNRSENPLKILAHNNLIGRIIGKNGNTIKGIMEKTDTKITVSSSIHDVNSFNMERTITVVGKLENICKAEQMISAKLRQSYENDLSAMAPQAFMFPGVHPMAMMSTMGAPGYPPAPRGGPATPPYGMYNTPPSYMPCNYPQGPLSSQQQDPNKEQVFLYIPNSAVGAIIGTGGSSIRDMISSSGASIKVAQPNKDEPLDKQTERKVTIIGTPESQWKAQFMIFKKVSFEGYSGPQEARLRVEIFVPSSQVGRIIGKGGQTVREMQRLTQAVIKLPEESQNTQAEETPVHIIGDFYSSQAAQRHIRTLVTRSQTNARGMGRHGLVTTPPQQTPQPPRPGQTN from the exons aACCCGTACTAATAAAGTCCAGGTTAGCAACATTCCCAACCATGTCCAGTGGGATAACATCAAGAGACTATTGGCAACATTTGGTGATGTCCACCAGTGTGATCAAG GTCCAGCAAAATCTGAACATTCTTTCTCTATACTTGTAACTTATGACAGCCCCGATCAAGCACAACA AGCTTTCAGTCAGCTGAACGGATTTGAACTTGAAGGCTCTATTTTAAAAGTGGATTTTGTAATGGATCAAGGTCGTGGAAATCGTGGCAACCGTGGAAATAGAGGCACTTTTCGCCCCTTTCCTTACTCAGGGAACTCACCAAATCCAATGCGCCCAACAGATTTCCCATTGAg GATCCTTGTGTTAAGCGACATGGTTGGTGCGATTATTGGTCGAGCAGGAGGTACAATAAGACAAGTAACCCAGCAGTCAAGAGCCAG agtTGATGTTCATCGTAAAGAAAATGCTGGATCTCTTGAAAAA GTAATCACCATATATGGAAACCCAGAAAACTGTTCTTTAGCATGCCAAAAAATCTTAGAAGTAATGCAGCAAGAAGCTGAAAATACCAACCGAAG tgaaAATCCTTTAAAAATATTAGCACACAATAACTTGATTGGACGCATTATTGGTAAAAATGGCAACACCATCAAAGGAATAATGGAGAAAACAGACACCAAAATAACTGTTTCCAG TAGCATCCACGATGTTAACAGCTTTAACATGGAACGAACAATTACCGTTGTTGGAAAACTGGAGAACATCTGTAAAGCTGAACAAATGATCAGTGCAAAACTCCGTCAGAGCTATGAGAATGATCTCTCTGCTATGGCTCCCCAGGCATTTATGTTCCCTGGGGTTCACCCTATGGCCATGATGTCCACCATGGGGGCCCCTGGCTATCCTCCAGCCCCCCGTGGTGGACCAGCTACACCACCTTATGGTATGTACAATACTCCTCCTTCTTATATGCCTTGTAACTACCCTCAAGGACCCTTGTCATCACAACAACAAGATCCAAATAAGGAACAGGTGTTCTTGTACATTCCAAACTCTGCTGTTGGTGCCATCATTGGTACTGGAGGTTCCAGCATCAGAGATATGATCAGCTCCTCTGGAGCTAGTATAAAG GTTGCTCAGCCCAATAAAGATGAACccttagacaaacaaacagaacgaAAGGTAACCATTATTGGCACACCTGAATCGCAGTGGAAG GCAcagtttatgatttttaaaaaggTGAGCTTTGAAGGATATTCTGGACCTCAAGAAGCTCGCCTCAGGGTAGAAATATTTGTCCCATCATCCCAAGTTGGTCGTATTATTGGGAAAGGAGGACAGACG GTTAGAGAAATGCAGCGGTTAACTCAAGCAGTGATTAAGTTGCCTGAAGAAAGCCAGAACACCCAAGCAGAAGAAACACCCGTCCACATCATTGGAGATTTCTACAGTTCTCAG GCTGCCCAGCGCCATATCAGAACCCTAGTAACCCGCAGTCAGACAAATGCTCGTGGAATGGGGCGTCACGGGCTCGTAACAACTCCTCCCCAACAAACTCCTCAACCTCCTCGTCCAGGCCAGACCAATTGA